The nucleotide window gtGGGCACCTCTGGGAGCCTCTTGGAGCTCGGGAATCCTCAAGTTTGCAACACTCCAAAGAGCGTCGCTGATGCCCAGGACAATTCTGATCCCCCTCAACAaacacacccctccaggtgccccccttgtctcttgggaaacacaaagggacgggatgggagtgtttcactgacaaccaGGAGAATTGTGGATGGGCACCTTTACTCACACAGATATTGATATGTccacacatctctgcctgtgtgtgtgtgagctgagTGTGGTGTGAATGTTGTTGTTGTGTATCTATAACTGAGTCACTGTTAAAATTGTAGCAAATGGTGCAGATTCACTTGATAACTGATAAACTCATAAATGATACAGTGCTACTACCCTGTTTTAACTCTTTTGTATCAAAATCCTTTGTACTCTGACCATCTTGCAGCTCAACCCTCTGTGTAAATCATcctctttcattaaaaaaaatattttttttgtgacGCCCAATTTGAAATTTCCTCCTTAGCAAAACTACAAAACAACTCCAATTAGTACAAATCTTGAAGACttgaaaacaattaaagaaagagaaataaattgtttttctgtgttttaatgagccccactgtgtatttggagatgagtccaTGATCCTCAAGTAGTgagacaaaatttgaaaaactgctcaagaagtcagaagccaaACTCCAAGTCCCTTGAAGCATCAATGGGCCCCAttgagggcaggcactgacaaagcctccccagggactccttagagcagatccctggaggccctgattgcagggagacaaaggttctgtgcaggcacctgcaatgctgagaaaaccctgggctggttggAGAAAGTACAAAAGTCAAGGCCTGaaccccaggccctgggacagcaggtcctgtccctcacaggtggctcagggctgtttgtggggcagtgggatgggagggggaggaacaacAAATGTCCAAATCTGTgcaacccctcccagcctcctcagggagggctgagggagaaACCAAGTCCAGAATGTGCAAAGAAAGTTCCTTCTGGTGACCTCagtggcagggacacctgccaGACCCCAGAGGACAAAGGCCTGGGTGCttttgtgccttccagccctgccagagcccttggccatctgtcctgcagcctgtcctgccctgtccctgctgctcctctggccttgcaggctgcacacacccatcctgctttgccaccagccctcccagcagcatttctgtgccctcactgatgtctctgctccatctctggctgttccctggaacacaaagccatgggatGATACTGACACCCTCTGGGTGACCTCTTGCACCTCAAGGCTCCTTTCTGAGTGACATTTCTTTATCCTCCCTTCCACTCAGAAACTTCCCAGTTGCACTTTGtgactttccttctctttccactaccaagaaaagctctgtcatcctggcagaatcacagaatatgctgagctggaagaggccTGTAAGGATAATCAAGTCCGAcacttagccctgcacaggaccatccatAGGAGTGAAACCATGTGAGGATCATTCAAACCCTCCTTGAGCTCTATCATGCTTGGAGCTGTGACCAGTGCCCCAGGGTGAGTGTTCAATGCTCACCCAGATCCTCCTTGAGCCCtctccagttcttcctcattcttCCACAATGAGGAACCTCAAACCCAAACACATCAGTCCAGATGTGTTACCCCAGGGTTCATTCAAAGGGGGTGACACCTCCCTTGTCCGGGTGGCCACACTCCCTCCAAGGCAGCCTCATGTTCTGTTGTCCTTATTAACTTTGATCCTGAGCCCCTGTGCCACGGGAcatccctcacacagcccaggcccttctcctcggggtcactccagagctgttcaggtccctgccctcatctctgggtcattgtgcccccagggcaggactggcctctTTGCCTTCTTAAACTCCAACAGGTTTGtgttgccagagcccagagctcctcagggcccctgagagggcctctcagctggggcagctctcagtgtgtgtgcacaggtggctcagctgcctctgggtgcccaaggctgctgctgcctgtcagggaggtgacagatgtgacctggcagccccttcccagccatgggCCCCTGCagatgctgaggcacagctgactcctcacagcattgccacccatctgctccttgtgtgccatgagctgatcaggtccaggtcacctcacattcctctcccaacaccttgtgcctgccctgggcccTCAAGGTCTTTGCCCTGATCCCAGGAAGGGGCATGGAGAGTAAATGGTTGCAAGCTTAGAGTGTGGGAAGAAATGCCCTCAGTTGTGGTGTTGAGGTAAGGATTTATGTATTAGGGTTTAGAGTTTGACATTCAGGGGTAGGGCTTGGGCAGAAGTTTAGGAAGGTTTGGTGTTGTGCTGAGTGTCTGATTTGTCCTTAGCAAGTGGGGTATATTTGTGAGAGAGGGTTAGGATTAAATTGAGAGGTTTAATGCTTGTGATGGGGCCATGGATTAGTGCCAGTAACAGAGTCCAACTAAGGGTACAGGGAGCTTGAGCTTTGACTTCCTGGTAAAGCTGAGATTGGGATCAGAGTAGTGGATTCCTTGTCCTGTGAGGGCAGCACCTTTCAGTGGTGTCAGGGTTTGAGGCTACTGGTAAGAAACTGGGTAAAGGCCTACCAGGAATATTTGCACAGTCAGCATTGCAGCACCCTCAGTGTTACCTGAACCAATTTTTACCCCATCAAattctttcatctctgtttGCCAAGCTACTTTTCTCTCCCCTAAATTCACTCTATTTCTTCAGAGCCATCTCCTCTCTCCAGAGAGCCTGTCCCGAAATGAGTCTGTCCATACTGGCCTGGGTGGCAGCTCCTGgttcccactccctgctccctgcagggccctgagctggtgaagctgctctgcagagggaggggactGTGGTGCCCTGGGGCCATGGGGTGACCCTGCACTGGCCATGCTTGCCAGGGTGGGAAGCAGACACAGCTGGGTGGGGATCACAGCTGCTGAGCTTCTGTCCATGTTCCCAGATGGCTCAGGAGCCAAGGACAAGGCTGAGCAGGACCAGGGGGTGTCTCCTATggcaccagggcagggtggggtggCACTACATCCAGCCCATGGGCTCCTCTGAAACATGCCACAGGCTTGTGTCCCTTTGCCTACTGGCTCCCCAAAGCATCTCCTGGCACTGAGGAGCCAGGAGTGTTCTCTACAGGTTCGTCTTTTCTTCTGCATGACTCCTCTTTCAATGGTCATTCCTTTTAGGAAATGCCACTCCTGGCTCATCCAGGCTCACTAACTGGCCACAGGGATCCCTTGAGCTCTCCTGGACACTACAATAGCTTCTCTCCAGGACGGCATCAGCCACCAGTCCCACTGCAGGTGGGACAGCAACAGGCAGATCCATCAAAGACCTGTAACACTCTGCTTGAACATGTGCAACCAAGAATGGGGCTCTTGGTCCATCCCTTGGTCCCAACAGATTCCCATGGGTATCTGATCCCGTCCCTCTGAATCCATCAAGAAGCCAAGAGCCAAAACCATTTTAACGGATGAGCTCCCTGGGTGTGTTCCTGCCCCCAGCTCTGAAGAGATgtccagcccctggccctgccctgcagtgagaCCCTTTGGCCATGGTGgtgcctgcccagagcccagctTTGACACAGGGGTCACATGGCCCGTTCCTGCTGCAACCACGGGGATGGCTCTGTAGGGACAACAGGATTGTCACAGGTTACAGGACACCTTGGGGCTCCCACAACACTCAGGGCAAGAAAGGACACTGTGGAAGGGAGGGGAGCCCATCCATGGAAAGACCATGTGCTGCTGTCCTTGGCCAGGGAttcaggggagcagcagccccgAGTCACAGGCACAGAGAGCGAGTGCCCACCAAGGCACCAGGGCCagccccaagggcaccagggctgctcctccacGGGGCAGCTGCACGTTGGGCTGCTGAGACCCTcctgagagctggggctgctccagcagctccagagggtgGAATAAATGGGAGCTGAGAGAaaaaattttttcctgtgtccttTAATGAGATCATCATCACAGGGATCCATCTGTACTTGAGTATGTTGGGTTAAGAATAAGCTGAGAGAAGGCCAAGATAATACAGAGAAACCTGACTAATACCAACATGAGTAACCTGACCTAGtgagtgccacccctgccagtgGTGGAGTAGTTGGAACTAGATTGATCTTCAAGGTCTCATCCCAACAGAACAGTTCTGGGATGATTCAATTCTATCACAGgtatagaaaaagaaagagaaacagaaaaagaaagttatttcTGGCTATTCTTGAGGTACAATTGGAGCCCCAGTGGGGTAATTGGAAATCTTAATCTGAAGTGGACTGTGTTCAAAGGCTTTGCAGAGGGCATCCTTgatttccttgtttctcaggctgtagatgagggggttcaaTGCTGGAGGAGccactgagtacagaactgaaACTACCAGATCTAGAACTGGGGatgagatggagggaggcttgaGGTTAGAAAATATGCCAGTGatgacaaacagggagaccacagccaggtgagggaggcacgtggaaaaggctttgtgccgtccctgctcagaggggatcctcagcacagccctgaagatctgcacataggagaaaactatgaaaatgaaacagccaaAAACTGAAGAGGCAGTAACCACAATGAGCCCAATTTTCCTGAGGTAGGATTGTGAGCAGGAGAGTTTGAGGATGtgagggatttcacagaagaactggcccagggcattgccatggcacaggggcagggaaaatgtattggctgtgtgcagcagagcattgagaaagccactggcccaggcagctgctgccatgtgggcacaagctctgctgtccaggagggtcccgtagtgcaggggtttgcagatggcaacgtagcggtcgtagcacatgatggtgaggagataAAACTCTGTCatgatgaagaacagaaagaaaaacacctgtgcagcacatcctgtgtaggagatggttgtggtgtgccagagggagttgtgcatggctttggggacagtggtgcagatgcagcccaggtctgtgagggacaggttgagcaggaagaagtgcatgggggtgtgcaggtggtggtcgcaggctacggcactgatgatgaggccgttgcccaggagggcagccagggagatgcccaggaagagccagaagtgcaggagctgcagctgccgcgtgtctgccagtggcaggaggaggaactggctgatggagctgctgttgaacATTTGCTTCCTCTGGATATGGTTATCTAttgaggaagaaaaggcaggaCTGAGTTAGGCCAGACCATATTAGCAAAATGTATTCGACATTCAGGGTCTCTCTTTTAAGGAAGACCTTTTTGCACTCATCTCCCCTGAGTTCTGAGTTTTTCTGGCTCATGGAGGCATTGAGAGCAGGGATCCTGTAATGGGCTCCTGAGGATTCATTCTTGCTGTGCAGTAAGAGGGTAACTGAGAACATGGGGTTACATCAAATTAAATGCACTTCTGATGTTTCAAAGTGTTCCCAGCATTGCTGGTCACAGCCTGCCCAACTGTGGAACAGAGCTGAGGAAATTTGGTGtcttttatttggtttcagTTCAACTTGTCAGGAGTGGGTTTGGATGGCTGAAAACTCTGGAATTTCTAATGTGCTCCAAGTGAAATCTTGTCAGTCCTGAGAGGCAAAGGAATGGTCTCTTACTGCAATggcaggagagctgctctggTCATCAGTTCTGTTCTCAGCTgacctgtgctggcagcttggCCTGGAGGAGGATCACACAGAGGAATTcccttaaaaagaaacaagtcaCAACTGTGATCAGAGAAATTCAGGTTCAAAGGGACTTCTCATCTTTCCTCAGGGTGCCCCATCTTTCTCCTCCCCGACTGAGACACAGAGGGATCAGTTCAGCTGCCCaagagcagctgcccagagcattTCCATGGATTTAGCCCTGAGGTGTCCTCTCCATGGGATCTTATACAGAACAGAGACAATATGGGAGAGCTGTGCCCTTCTGGAGGGAACCCTGTAGTCCTGCAGGACAGCAAGGGAAGCAGCTGAATGTCTTCAAGTTGCCTGGAGGGGACTTGGGAACTTTGCTCCCACAGATACTTCCTCACAGCAGGACCCAAACGGTTTGTGTCTCAACAGGAACTGAACCTACCGCTCTCAATAACCCATATGGGCTCAGAAGTCCAATTGTGAGAGCAAGAGCAGCACAGGCCAcatccttccctgggctctggctgctgcagggcaatgcacacctgagcccccacgggcctgagggcagaggctctgctgaggctgggaaaggagcccagggaggagttggtcaggggaaggtgtctgtgccccagggccagcagggaggtgcccacatgcccctccccagcatctgtggcagcagctccctctccctccctgcctgtctgtgctgtgaggagctgttcctgccagcagccacctccctgtgcccagctcagctccctccagtgctcacacagcccatgcccactccactgcccaggggcagctctgcatgtgcaggggctggagagcagatcCCAGACAAGCTGaggtggctgggaaggggaaggtgttCTGAGTGGATGTGCTTCCTGAGAAGTGCCCTtggacatggcaggaggtggagctGAAGCTGAGAGAAGCCCAGAGCCATTGTAGCTGAAGGACCCTGCCCTCCCttgctcatccctgccctgctcatccctgccctgccagaaGGGGGTCACTCCTTCCACCCACACTTTCTCCCTGCACTGCCATGGGGAGCTCCTTGATCAGgctgagctgaccctggcaggcagcagagcccctgccccagcacacagagccctgggctgcaggaccctgccctgcaggacagccctgggcacccctggctgcacccccaccctcacacccaacagccatccctgggagaagggaaccttCTTGCCCTCTGCCTCTgatgctccacaccaggaaatccaggCGAGCCATCCTGACAGATCCTGTCAGTGATGGCTTTTGTCAGCTTTAAGAGACATCTCTGgaactcacctgcactgctctgcagcctggccaAGGGCTGTGAAGGTTTCTCTCCTGATGAGCTCTGACCTGTCCTCCCACCCCTGAATCCCTTTACCCTCTTTCTCACTTCCCTTGTCTACCTTTAATGCCTGCAGGTTCTGCCTTGCTCTGCCTTATGGCCTCATGCTCTCTGCTAGAGGaactgtgggagtccttctgaaagatcctggaagctgtgggatgtgccagctttaggagatccttgcaggaagggaagattaaCTTTCCTATAGGCAGAGAATTCTTCCTTCAAATTCTGTGCAGTTTTCTCCTGGAATGAGAGCTcagttccctcccagcccaggctgcctctcacctctgtcccttctctgctgtgccctcagtgtgtgcaggcagtgccctgagccctgctgggctgtgcacaggagctgctcctgggcagagctgtctctctgcagcgctgcccgcttgccaggagctccctgtgtgccaggagcccggcccagctcagcagcacagcaacagcccagggcatttaatggccctctggggggtttggtgctgagtccctgaacatcagaccctgaggaaaggtgcaggaacctcttgagaaacccaagtcagaatcaaactttaaagtttctttggttgttaatgggtccctctgagggacataactgagaaaatgtccccagattccagttagaaaacaaagagacaattATGAaaatatggactaggaaagaaaggtcactctgatgctgaggaaagtaagaagcatttcattaacccaaaggtcacagccgtgacccccagccctgggaagggagatcctctccctccctcattGCTCTGATctccctggggcactgggatgtgggatgtgcaataccaagggcaggaggatggggtggcacctcccaggctgctgagctgggacaaggaggcaatgaggccccagggctgcaaggctcacttgtctcctcatgccatcaggggcacacacagcagccatggccaaaggtCTGCACAACTTGGCTCTGACAGcgcctttcagcttctgcacatccctgtctcctctccagcccaggctgtcctacggtgtccatgccctgcccctttccctgcaggctgtcggcatcccccggctgccccacctcgctggccccttcctgcactgacatctctccctcctccctggctctgccttggaatACAAACCACTGGgctgatccagactccttctGTGTTACatgttgcaccacagcactgctctcagagggaaattcctttctccttgtgtgcagtctggacctccccagctgcccttggtgacattatttctttctcatgctgtttctcactacaaagaaaagctccaccatctctgggGGAGAGCACTTCAAGCACTCTCAGCCTTCTCCTGTTctcagtctccacaccactgAGCCCAGGGCTTTCAGTCCTTATACATTGGTCATGTGCTTGAGACCTTCAAATGCCTTCATGAGCCCTCTCTGTGTCCTCTACAAGgtgtttagccatgaaaatgcaGTGCCCCTTGTCCAGGAAAGGCAGAGTGCTTTTTTTTGctaaggattttttttggcAGAACAAAACACAGTAATTGAAACATaatgaggggagatttccattggatgtcaggaagaaatattttctgattaagGTAGCAGGAacctggagcaggttgcccacTAAGTGGaaatcccatccctggaggtgtccaaggtgAGGAACTTTGTGCAGCCTGAACTGGTGGAAGGATTCCCTCGTTAATGGGAGGGAAGTTGAACTGGAGGTTCCTTTAGGTCTccttcaacccaaactatttaATCATTCTTTCATTCCTGTATCTCCAATTCCTTCTCCACTGGGCAGGAAATACCTACATACACCATGTTGAGCAtttaatgtgacctaatccccaGCACTTTATAAATATGAAAGAACTGCCATTTTAGGTACataaattttcatgtttttggaGGAATGGttcaaaactcaaaatttccaaatgaaataagagggatttccaacatctctgcatgaaaggctcACCAAGGGGTCAATGGCAGAGCCTCCCAGGATGACCTTGGAGCTGAGGTTGGCCATTTCTCTCTCAGAGTCTGAGAGTCATGATGGGCAACCAGAAAGTACATTTGGGGACTGTGCAAGACTTACCATGggacatttaggaaaaaaaatcctagaatGGAAAGGGTGGGGGGAACATTGATGTCCCTGGTGCAACAAGCataagaaaacagacaaaaaggaGATGGAAGGAGCTGATCATGTGTTAACAGGTGACTGGGCAGTTCCTGTCCCTGGTCATGCCCTGCAACTGATCCCACTGCCTGTCCCATTTTCTCAATCTCTCCATTGTCAAGAACTCTCTGAGACAAGGGATCTCTGTACCCTGGGTATGAAGGCAGGTTCAAATGCCAACCACTGGAGTGGGAGCCACAAACCATCAAGTCCTATGTCCTTTGTGGTGccagacactggtgagactggtgtgtgtgcacaaaacactggtgggtgtgggtgggtgtaaCCACCAGTGACCATCAAACCAGAGTAACCAGGAAGTGGCAGAGGCCTGAGAGCCgctgtctgagatcatctcctGAGGGATTCACATTGTCTGGGTATCTCTGGAGCTCTgcatcttctcctgacatggcagagcacacaaacagcccattCTTGTGTCCCTTTCTCCACTGAGATTTCCTCAACCCTCCATGATTTGTTTGTCTATCAGGGTCCCAGGAAATCCATGACCCTCGTGCCCCACCAGTCTGTCAGTGTCCCATTCTGGTGAGCCTTCACCCAACATTCCTGTGGGATCGGAGGGGTATTCGACTTCCCtttccagggggctgaggcaaCAGCACAAGGGACACCCCTCAGTGTGTCTTCCCACTTTATTCCAgtgtgttcctgctgcaggagctgcagcgcTGAGGAAGGACTCACAGAGACATTTCCCAGAACAACACTCTTTATGAATGTAAAATTGTGACAGGTTAAGGTTTAAAGGTTGTCAGTGACAGAATATGactgtaaatatgtatttacagCAATACccagaccagctctaacccaAATTAAAGTATTCAGTGTATGCAGAGCACAGTTCCTACCCAAGAGGCCCCTGTGGGGCAGAGACAGGTCCAGCCCTGCAGTTATGATtaactcttccctttcttttcttccattctcGAGTTACTTTTAtactatttctttatgtttaggTGGAGCATGAGTGATTTTAGACACAAAGACCTTTGTTTATGGCTTGCATGAAATTGTCTCACTTTGCTGTTAGggacagaagcaaaaaaatgcCCAGTGGTTGTTGGTTGTACCTTGGAGGGGCGTAACTCGGGGTTGGATGTGTGTGTTAATATTACAATTAGGCTTTAATGAACCAAGTTCACCTGAGGACAGAGATTTCCCCACAGCTAttggctcagcagcaggacatctcctcctctgtccctgggctggcaggggctgtgccgtTTATCAGCTGCAAAGACCCCTCGagttcccctccctgcagggattcCCACAGAGCCCCCTGAGGAGTCTCCACTCCCCCCACCCTCCGTTCCATCCCCTGGGCAGGTGTTGACTCTTGTGTGAGGAATCCTCATGGAGC belongs to Pithys albifrons albifrons isolate INPA30051 chromosome 7, PitAlb_v1, whole genome shotgun sequence and includes:
- the LOC139674131 gene encoding olfactory receptor 14A16-like, with translation MFNSSSISQFLLLPLADTRQLQLLHFWLFLGISLAALLGNGLIISAVACDHHLHTPMHFFLLNLSLTDLGCICTTVPKAMHNSLWHTTTISYTGCAAQVFFFLFFIMTEFYLLTIMCYDRYVAICKPLHYGTLLDSRACAHMAAAAWASGFLNALLHTANTFSLPLCHGNALGQFFCEIPHILKLSCSQSYLRKIGLIVVTASSVFGCFIFIVFSYVQIFRAVLRIPSEQGRHKAFSTCLPHLAVVSLFVITGIFSNLKPPSISSPVLDLVVSVLYSVAPPALNPLIYSLRNKEIKDALCKAFEHSPLQIKISNYPTGAPIVPQE